A segment of the Neochlamydia sp. S13 genome:
TAAGAAATGCTGAAATCATGCGTCCTGCTTATGCTATCGAATATGATTATGTAGTAAGCGGGCAAATTGATAGCTCTTTGCAATGTAAGACGATAGAAGGACTTTTTCTAGCGGGGCAGATCAATGGAACCTCAGGGTACGAAGAAGCTGCTGGACAAGGATTAATGGCAGGAATCAATGCAGCTCATCATGTACAAGCTAAGCCCCCGTTAATCTTGAAAAGATCGGAAGCCTACATTGGTGTAATGATCGATGATCTGGTCACTAAGGGTTTAGATGAGCCTTATCGCATGTTCACTAGCCGAGCCGAGCATCGCCTTTTGCTCAGGCAAGATAATGCCGATCTTAGATTGCGTCATTATGGTTATGAAATTGGCTTGATAGAAGAAAAACGCTATGCTTCTCTTAAATATAAAGAAAAAATGATTCAAGAAGGTGTGAATCGACTTGACAAAGTTTTCGTTCAGCTCAAAGGAAAAGGGTATAGCTTAGCGCAGCTTCTTTGCCGCCCAGAAAATAATTATGCAAGTTTGTTAAATGATTATCCTGCTGAAATGCAGGATTACGGCATGGAAATTAACTTTCAGATCGAGCTTGCTTTAAAATATGCAGGGTATATTCAACGTCAGCATAGCGAAGTAGCTAAATTGGCTCATCTTGAGCATATTCTCATTCCTAAAGATTTCAATTTTGCCTCTATTACAGGCTTAAGAAATGAAGCCTTACAAAAACTAGCAGATGCCCATCCCTTAAATTTAGGACAGGCCTCACGCCTTTCAGGAGTTTCGCCAGCAGATATTTCTGTTCTAATGATTGCCTTAGTGCGGTTTAATGCTAATAAAAATTCTGAGCTAGTCAATCAAGAGGCTCTTTCTTCTTTTCCTAGCAGTGAAGGAAGTGAGTAAGGCCCCCTTTCGTCCCCCTCTTAATGTTTTGCTTTTAAGTCAATCTACCATTCTCGAGCAGCTGCAGCTGGAAGAAGCTCTTTTGCGCGTTGATCAACGTAATTGGTGTTTAATCAACCCAAACCCTCCAGAAGCCATCGTCATGGGGATATCTTCTTCTCCTGAAAAAGTCATTGATCTAAATAGACTTCAAAAACAGCCTGTGCCACTGATTCGCCGATTTAGCGGGGGAGGGACCGTTTTCATTGATGCGGATTCTATCATAAAAACTTTTATTTTTAATCAGGCAGATCTAGGCATTCCCTGCTATCCTCATGCTGTTTTCCAGTGGAGCGAGATTTTTTATCGTTTGGTCTTTCAGGAGATAGAATTGCGTTTATGTGAGAATGATTATGTGATTAAAGGGAGAAAATGTGGAGGAAATGCTCAATATATGACGAAAAATCGTTGGCTACATCATACTTCATTTTTATGGGACTACCAGGCAGAAAACATGGCTTACCTAAAAATGCCCCCTAAAATGCCTGGTTATCGTGAACGACGCTCTCATGATAATTTCCTATGCAAGTTAGGTGAGTATTTGCCAAGCAAGCAAGAAGTGGTGAATAGATTTTTAAAAACCTTAAAGGTTTATTTTAAAGTTGAAATTTCCTCTCTCTCTGAAGCCTACAAAGTCACCCAAATTCCTCATCGAAGAACTTCTCAAAGAATCGATCTATTCTAAATAAGAGCAATGGGGTTATCTTTTTTAAGGTTAAATGGAGAAATGAGCTTGACTCAACGGGCTAGCTTAAATAAAGGAGCTTAAAAAAAAGAGCTCAGCGAGGGTAAAAAGGGCCGCTGTAAGGGGCTTGGAAAACTGCGTAATCAACACAGTCTGTATAGGTGGGTTCGCTCCCTAGCGATCGATGCCTCGAATAGCACGTATTCTGGCAACGGATGGCTAGCGTCGTGAGCCCCCAAAAAAATAATTATCGTTGATTGGCTTTATATTCCCAAGGAGTCCCAAACAGCAGCTAGAATATCCTGCTTTCATGATCTCATGATAACGTAAACGCTTATTAATATTCTAGATGTAAAGCTCTAAAATCGAAAAAGAAAGGGCTTTTTGTCGCCTATCTCTTGATAATTAGTTCTTAGAATTTATTGGCCTGATTTTTTTTTTAAGTGTTTCTTTAAGATCAATATAACTCTGGATCAGCAGGGGTGAGGCCTTGGTAATTTATACATTTAAATAAAGCAGCTTCTTTAACTTTCTGATGGCCAAGGGAAAAAAGAATTTTTTTCTCTTTAAATTCAACTGTCTGAAAATATTTTGCAAGTAAGTGGCAGTAGTGCTGGATCTGAAGATCATCCAGCTGATCAAGATGGGGATGATTCTCAGTTACAATAAAATAGCCTGTTTTTCCTAGCTGCTCTTCTTTCATGCTAGGCCAAAAGGAAAATTGATTTTTTCTTGCTCCCTGTAAATTTAAAAAGTAAGCTCTTTGCTGAGCTGGATTATAAAAGCTTAAGAGGCTACTCATCTGGTATTTATCGCTAAATAAAAATTCCTGGGCAGGATCTACCCTTAGAGTAGCCAGTTCCTGGCGCAATGTGCTCCATCCTAGGTTGTGCTTAAAGGGATTAATTTTATAAGGAGTATTAAAAGGGAGGGACAACTGCAGAGAGGGGAGTAGAAAAGCTAATAGACATAATAAAATGGAGAGAACGAGCCCTCCCTTTAGCCAAAAAAGCATTTTCTGCGCTCGTTCACAGCAAAACCAACAGAGGCATACAATTCCTGAAGGAAAGGCAAAATCTCCCCAATTGCCTTGCAATTTTTTAAAAATAGAGAGCGTTAAAAATAGGCTAAGCAAAGAAAAACAAAGGAGACCGCAAAAGCATAAAGCAGAAGGAAGAGTATTCCGCTCTTTATATAACCTGTAAAAGCTAAGGATTAAAAGTATAAAAACAATAGGAGAGAGCAAGGCTGATTGAGCTCCTAGAAACTCCCAAAAATTGCCATTAAAAAAGGTAGATTTTGCCTGCAAAGGAACTTGGGGGACATACAGGGTAGAAAAAACATGACGAAAAGTTACCCAATCATGCTGGGCATTCCAAACGAGTGAAGGAAAAAGCCCTAAAAGAGAAATAGCTAAGCCTATCAAAAAATGGCGATGAATGAGTAGAGGATACAGAGGGAAAAAGCAAAGAATCCCTAGCCATAGAATATAGATAGGCCATTTAAAAAGAGCTCCTAATCCTACGATTAGGCCTAAAAGCCAGTAAGAAGGCCTCTGACCTCTATTTAAAGAATAGGCGATCACTAGGCACGCTAAGATCCAAAAGAGCATCATCCCCCCATCTGTAATAGCGAAAAAGCTCCCCGCTATGCCTAGAGGGGTTAAAGCCATAACGAGCCCTGCCCAAAAGCATGTCCTAGGCTTTAATCTACAAGCTCGTGCTAGGGAGTAAATCAAAAGAGGATAGAGGGCTGCTAAAACCACAGACATACAGCGTACCCCTAGCTCTGTATTTCCTAACAAATGAGTGCCCAGCCAGATTTGCCAAGCAATGCCGGGCGGCTTACTATAATAGCCCCAGCTAAGATCTTGGCTCCATGTCCAATATTGAGCCTCGTCTGGTCCCAAGCCAATAGGGCTATAGAGAATGGTTAAAATCATGATGGCAGCTTTTCCAAGGACAAGAAATAGGAGTAGGGGAAAGTTTTTTGAAGAATTTAGGAAGCCTTGCATGGTAGTGCGCTCAATTTTTTTATCTCGATCATACAATAGCTTGTAAGAATTGAGAAGAAAAAATTAAATAAGCCTCTACCGGAGCCTAAAAAGCAGTGCAAGGAGCTTAAAAAAACTTTAAGCGCCCATTCCTACAGCTAGTAACTGCTCTCGATAAGTTTGCTTTTGCTTAAAGAGATGAATGTGCTGCTTAGTAGCTTCGATAATGCCATGATCAGCCTTAGTCAGATGTTCGTAAAGCTTTTGCTTGCGAAAGGTAAGCATGCGATTAATTTGGTCAATATTAAGAAGAGTGATTTTATTATGTCGAGCAATGGAAGGATCTATATTTCGAGGCACCCCTAAATCTATAAGAAGTTTAGCTGGAATTTCCTTAATAGGTAAGTGGGAGTAACTAATCAATGCCTGAGGAGCTTTCGTGCCACAGATAATCCAATCAAATTGATGCCATTGGGCAAGAGATTGCCACTCTAAAAGGTTAAGTTGGTAGGTTTTTGCAAGATCGATAGCATGCTTTTTTGTTCGATTACAAATCGTAATGTCGGTAAAATTTTTACTCATCAGAAAGCGAAGAATTTTTTGATTGATAGCCGAGGCCCCCACCAAAAGGATTTTAGCCTGAGAAAGATTTTTAAAAAAATGGCTGCCTGTGTTAAAGATCGCATGTTCAATATCAGGAAGAGCGCGAGTTAAAAGGTGTTGCGAGCGGATTTTTTTAGCTATCTTTAAAGACTTTTGAAAAAGATAATGCATGTCTTCGGGAAGCTGAGAAAATTGGCAAGAGATCTTGTAAGCATGCTTAACTTGGCTTTGAATCTCTGTTTCGGCGACGATAGCACTATCAAGCCCTGCCGTCACGCGCGAAAGATGATAGAAGCAATCATGTCCAAAATAAGAGTAGAGCTTTTGATCAAATTGCATGTCGACTTCATTTCTAAAAATATTAAGAAGATAGGTATGAGTATCAGCTAAATCATCTGAGCAAAAATAAATCTCTGTGCGGTTACAAGTAGAGAGAAGAATAAAGTGGTGATGGCCATGCATAGACGTTCCTGCTCCCAAGCGTTTTTGGCAAGCCTTAGCCAATAATTCTCGAAGTTTCAAATCAGCAAGCTTATAATTGATTCCCAGTACTCCAATTCGCATGGCATTCCTTAATAGATATAAATTACGCCCTTATAAATAATTTTAAAATTATGGTCAAAGCTGGAGGATCAATTGACGCAGAGCTTCAATTCCAAGCCATTGAGAATTAGTGTTGGAGGCATAAGAAAAATCTTCAGGCAATCGTCGACCCTCTCCTCGTGTTAATAGCTTCTCTTTCAGTAATTCATCGTGATGGTAGAGTTCTGGAATGATCAGATAATGATCGGTAAATTCCAAGGTATGACGAGCATCTTCTAAGCCTATCATAAGTTCATGCAGCTTTTCACCTTCTCGAATGCCGGTATATTTGTGAGGGATTGCAGGTGCAAATGCCTGAGCTAAATCTACGATTTTCATGCTAGGAATTTTAGGCACAAAAATTTCTCCCCCTTGGGAACGTAAAAAAGATTGAAGCACGAAATCGACAGATTGCTCAAGGGTGATCCAAAAACGTGTCATTCTTTTATCTGTGATAGGCAATGCCTGGGCACCCTCTGCTAGTAGTTTCTTCCAGAAAGGAATAACGCTTCCTCGACTACCAAGCACATTTCCATAGCGTACTACAGCAAAGGTAGGGTGACTACGGGCGCCTACATAGGAATTTCCTGCCACAAACAGCTTATCTGCACATAGCTTAGTCGCCCCGTAAAGGTTAATAGGATTGGCAGCTTTATCGGTTGAAAGCGCCATAACTTTTTCAACGCCACTATCGATAGCAGCATCAATTACATTCATGGCACCTATAATATTTGTTTTAATGAACTCCGTAGGATTATATTCAGCAGCAGGCACTTGCTTTAAAGCAGCTGCATGCACAATATAATTAACTTCACTAAAAGCGCGTTTAAGGCGTGATTTATCGCGTACATCTCCTAGGAAATAGCGGATTTTAGGATGAGAAAAAATAGGAGCTGATTGACGCATCTCCCACTGCTTCCATTCATCTCGACTGAAGATAATCACTTTACGACATTGATCTTCTATGAGTAGGCGCTTAGCTAGTGTTTGTCCAAAGCTGCCGGTGCCCCCAGTAATCAATAACGTTTTATCTTTAAAAAAATTTGTTGTATGCATTTGTGTAGGTGCTCCTGTTCAAAAACCTGGATTTAGAATTCGTTTTTATATATTCTGTTTCCATAAATCATTCAAATTCCTTTTAACATAGTGTTTAACTCATGGCAAAGCAATATGACGAAAGTAGCGTAAAAACTTTAGACGCCTTATCCCATATTCGATTAAGATCGGGGATGTATATAGGGCGTTTAGGCGATGGCTCCCATCCAGATGATGGTATCTATATCATGCTTAAAGAAATTATCGACAATAGTGTTGACGAATTTATTATGAAGCATGGGAATAAAATTGTCATTGAATTAGACGAAGAAAAAGGAATGATTGCCGTAAGAGACTATGGGCGAGGGATCCCTCTTGGTAAAGTGATTGAATGCGTGAGCCAAATCAATACGGGCGCCAAATACAATGATGATGTTTTTCAGTTTTCTGTAGGACTAAATGGTGTGGGAACCAAAGCGGTAAATGCTCTTTCTAGCCGCTTTATAGCGCGCAGTCATCGGGATGGCCATTACTTTGAGGCCCACTTTTCTCAAGGAGTTTTAAAGCACAAAATTGAAGGCACTACAAAAGAACCTAACGGCACTTTTGTGCAATTCATTCCAGATATAGAAATTTTCAAGAAATATAGCTTCCATAAAGAATACATCATTAAACGTCTTTGGCATTATGCTTATTTGAATGCTGGATTGGTGATTCACTTTAATGGTGAGCGTATTGAGTCCAAAAACGGTTTACTCGATCTATTAAATGCTGAAGTTGCCGTCGACGATCGTTTTTATGAGCCTTTGCATTACCGTGGCAAAATGCTTGAATTTGCTTTTCTTCATACGCAAAGTTATGGAGAGACCTACTTTTCGTTTGTGAATGGTCAATATACGGCTGATGGAGGTACCCATTTATCAGCTTTTCGCGAAGGTCTTTTAAAAGGCGTCAATGAATATGCTAAAAAGAATTTTCAAGGGGTGGATGTACGGGAAGGCATAGTAGGAACAGTTCTTGTTAAGGTTAAAGATCCTCTTTTTGAATCGCAGACTAAAAATAAATTAGGCAATAATGAAGTGCGTGGGCCGGTCGTTCAAGAAGTAAAAGAAGCTGTAATTGATCTTTTATATAAAAACCCAACGACTGCTAATCAAATTATTGAGAGAATCGCTTTTAATGAAAAGCTTCGCAAAGAGCTTGCAAATGTTAAGAAAGAGGCCAAAGAAAAGCAAAAAAAAATTTCCTTTAAAATTCCTAAGCTTCGTGATTGCAAATGTCATTTTCAAGATGGAACTGCCGATGGAGAAAAGAGCATGATTTTTCTTACAGAAGGAGATTCTGCAAGCGCTTCCATTGTAGCTGCTAGAAATCCTTTTACGCAGGCTGTTTATTCTCTACGTGGCAAACCCTTAAACGTGCATGGCATGAAACTGGATCAACTTTATAAAAATGAAGAATTGTTTAATCTGATGAGTGCCCTTAATGTGGAAGACGATATTTCTCAGCTTCGCTATCAGAAGGTTATTTTAGCTACCGATGCGGACGTGGATGGCATGCATATCCGCAATCTATTGATTACTTTTTTCCTTACCTATTTTGAAGGATTGGTTTTAAATGGACATCTCTACATACTAGAAACACCTTTATTCAAAGTAAGGAATAAAGAAAAAACTTATTATTGCTATAGCCCTGAAGAGCGTGATAAAGCGGTAGCTAAATTAAAAAAAGGAATAGAAATCACCCGTTTTAAAGGTTTGGGTGAAATTTCCCCAGGAGAATTCAAGCAGTTTATCAGCCACAATATCCGCCTTCTTCCTGTAACCATTCATGCTTTTTCTGATATTAAAACGACTGTGCAATTTTACATGGGTAAGAATACACCGGAACGTAAGCAATTTATCATGCGTAATTTAATCAACGAAGATGAAGATTCTTTAAAAGAAATAGCTACCCTAGCAGCAGATAAACCAGGCAATAAAGAAAAATAGCCTTTCGGGCAAGAAATAAAAAGAAACTCCTACTAAATATAGCCAACATTAAATAAAGGGTGTTTCAACTGTTTTATTAAATTTGCGTTATTATTTTTTTATTACGGTTTTTTTTTGTTAAGCCTATAGTGTTGTTGGCTATTAGTATCCCTAAACTATCTAAATGGATTATTGAGTATAAAATCTTATGGATGACATTAAGCAACTCATGCAGCTTAATTATCTTAAATATGCATCTTATGTGATTTTAGATCGCGCCATTCCTAATGTAGTGGATGGTCTTAAGCCGGTGCAGAGGCGTATTTTATTTACTTTATGGATGATGCATGATGGCAAATTGCATAAGGTGGCCAATGTAGCTGGCCAAACTATGGCCTACCATCCTCATGGGGATGCGCCTATCGTGGAAGCCCTTGTGAATATGTCTAATAAAGGTTACCTGCTAGACCAGCAAGGAAATTTTGGTAATATGTTCACTGGCGATCCTGCGGCAGCAGCACGCTACATTGAAACACGGCTTTCTGATTTAGCTCAAAGCACCATGTTTAATCCTGAACTCACCCAAACGATTCCTTCTTATGATGGGCGCCATCAAGAGCCTATTTCGCTTCCTGCCAAAATTCCTTTAGTGCTGATGCAAGGTGCCGATGGTATAGCGGTAGGAATGGCAACGCATATCCTCCCTCACAATTTTGTAGAGCTACTGGAAGCCGAGATTGCTATCTTAGAGGGGCGCGAGTATACGATTGTGCCCGATTTTCCTACAGGCGGTATCATGGATGCTTCTGAGTATGAGAAAGGGAAAGGGAAAGTCAAGCTGCGTGCCAAGATAGAGATACGAGATCCTAAGACTTTGGTGATCACGGAGATTTGCTATGGAACTACCACAGAATCACTAATCCGTTCGATTGATGAAGCAGCCAAGAAAGGCAAAATTAAAATTGATTCAATCAATGATTACACCGCTGAAAAAGTAGAAATTGAGATCAAATTACCGCGAGGACAGTATGCACCCGATCTTATTGATGCTTTACATGCCTATACCGAATGTGAAATAGTATTAAACTCTTCACTTGTAGTCATTAAGGATAATTTACCTTGGGAGCCTACTGTTAATGAAGTCTTAGAGTATCATACCGAATTGCTACAGGGTTATTTATCTCAAGAGCTAGAAATTGAGCGTAAAAAACTCTATGAAAAAATTTTTAATAAGACTTTGGAACAGATCTTTATAGAAAATCGCCTTTATAAAACCATTGAAAATATCTCTTCCTATGATAAAATTCATGGAGCGATAGAATTAAGTTTAGAACCTTTCCATCAGCAACTTTCTCGTATTCCTACTTATGAAGATCGAGAAGCTTTGCTGAATATTCCCATTCGACGTATTTCTCGTTTCGATTTAGATAAAAATCAAGAAGAAATTGCTGCTACACGTAAGCAACTAGCGAAAGTAGAAAAAGATCTTAAAGATATTAAAAAGTTTACGATTAATTACATTCGCGGAATAATTAACAAATATGGCAAAGCTTATCCTCGTACCACCCAGTTACAAGCTATCCAACAAGTAGATAAGCGTGCAATGACTCTACGAAATGTTAAAGTAGGGTTTGATCCTGTTTCTGGATTTGTCGGCACTAAAGTAGGTGGTAATAATCTTTTTGAATGTACAAATTTTGATAAGATTTTGCTTATGTTTAAAGATGGTACCTACACTGTGATTAATATACCTGAAAAGCAATATGTTCATCATAACGGCAATAAAGTCGTGTATGCAGGTATTGCTGACAAAAAAACCCTTATAAATGTAGCCTACAAAAATCCTCAAACTCATATTTGTTTTGCTAAACGCTTCATTATTACTCAGTTCATTTTGGATAAAATTTATAATTATATTGAAGAAGGAATGGAGCTACAGTATATTTCTACTGCAGAGCAAGCGCGTGTAGAATTACAGCTTATTCCCAAAATTAAACAGAAGCAATCTAAAGTCATATTTGATTTTGCTGCAACCACCGTTAAAAGTGTTTCTTCCAAAGGAATTCGTATGGACCAAAGGCCTGTAAAAAAGATCGTTCTCATGAAGTGATCAAAAAGGGGAGCCACATGAAAATTAGTTGTCTGCCCAAAGAAGGATCTCGCTTGCTAATGACTGTATTTATTGAAGAGGAATCTTGGCGAGATATCCATACCAAAATATTCGGACGCCAACCCTTGCTTCCAGAAAGCGATAGCTTAGCAGCCTTTCAAGAAAAGTTTAAAAAGTTAGAATATGTCAAAGCTAAAAAATACGCTTTAGATTGCCTTGCCTTGCGCAGCTATCTATCTATTCAAATGAAAAA
Coding sequences within it:
- a CDS encoding glycosyltransferase family 39 protein translates to MILTILYSPIGLGPDEAQYWTWSQDLSWGYYSKPPGIAWQIWLGTHLLGNTELGVRCMSVVLAALYPLLIYSLARACRLKPRTCFWAGLVMALTPLGIAGSFFAITDGGMMLFWILACLVIAYSLNRGQRPSYWLLGLIVGLGALFKWPIYILWLGILCFFPLYPLLIHRHFLIGLAISLLGLFPSLVWNAQHDWVTFRHVFSTLYVPQVPLQAKSTFFNGNFWEFLGAQSALLSPIVFILLILSFYRLYKERNTLPSALCFCGLLCFSLLSLFLTLSIFKKLQGNWGDFAFPSGIVCLCWFCCERAQKMLFWLKGGLVLSILLCLLAFLLPSLQLSLPFNTPYKINPFKHNLGWSTLRQELATLRVDPAQEFLFSDKYQMSSLLSFYNPAQQRAYFLNLQGARKNQFSFWPSMKEEQLGKTGYFIVTENHPHLDQLDDLQIQHYCHLLAKYFQTVEFKEKKILFSLGHQKVKEAALFKCINYQGLTPADPELY
- a CDS encoding lipoate--protein ligase family protein is translated as MSKAPFRPPLNVLLLSQSTILEQLQLEEALLRVDQRNWCLINPNPPEAIVMGISSSPEKVIDLNRLQKQPVPLIRRFSGGGTVFIDADSIIKTFIFNQADLGIPCYPHAVFQWSEIFYRLVFQEIELRLCENDYVIKGRKCGGNAQYMTKNRWLHHTSFLWDYQAENMAYLKMPPKMPGYRERRSHDNFLCKLGEYLPSKQEVVNRFLKTLKVYFKVEISSLSEAYKVTQIPHRRTSQRIDLF
- a CDS encoding glutamyl-tRNA reductase, which produces MRIGVLGINYKLADLKLRELLAKACQKRLGAGTSMHGHHHFILLSTCNRTEIYFCSDDLADTHTYLLNIFRNEVDMQFDQKLYSYFGHDCFYHLSRVTAGLDSAIVAETEIQSQVKHAYKISCQFSQLPEDMHYLFQKSLKIAKKIRSQHLLTRALPDIEHAIFNTGSHFFKNLSQAKILLVGASAINQKILRFLMSKNFTDITICNRTKKHAIDLAKTYQLNLLEWQSLAQWHQFDWIICGTKAPQALISYSHLPIKEIPAKLLIDLGVPRNIDPSIARHNKITLLNIDQINRMLTFRKQKLYEHLTKADHGIIEATKQHIHLFKQKQTYREQLLAVGMGA
- a CDS encoding DNA topoisomerase IV subunit B, which codes for MAKQYDESSVKTLDALSHIRLRSGMYIGRLGDGSHPDDGIYIMLKEIIDNSVDEFIMKHGNKIVIELDEEKGMIAVRDYGRGIPLGKVIECVSQINTGAKYNDDVFQFSVGLNGVGTKAVNALSSRFIARSHRDGHYFEAHFSQGVLKHKIEGTTKEPNGTFVQFIPDIEIFKKYSFHKEYIIKRLWHYAYLNAGLVIHFNGERIESKNGLLDLLNAEVAVDDRFYEPLHYRGKMLEFAFLHTQSYGETYFSFVNGQYTADGGTHLSAFREGLLKGVNEYAKKNFQGVDVREGIVGTVLVKVKDPLFESQTKNKLGNNEVRGPVVQEVKEAVIDLLYKNPTTANQIIERIAFNEKLRKELANVKKEAKEKQKKISFKIPKLRDCKCHFQDGTADGEKSMIFLTEGDSASASIVAARNPFTQAVYSLRGKPLNVHGMKLDQLYKNEELFNLMSALNVEDDISQLRYQKVILATDADVDGMHIRNLLITFFLTYFEGLVLNGHLYILETPLFKVRNKEKTYYCYSPEERDKAVAKLKKGIEITRFKGLGEISPGEFKQFISHNIRLLPVTIHAFSDIKTTVQFYMGKNTPERKQFIMRNLINEDEDSLKEIATLAADKPGNKEK
- the pseB gene encoding UDP-N-acetylglucosamine 4,6-dehydratase (inverting), which gives rise to MHTTNFFKDKTLLITGGTGSFGQTLAKRLLIEDQCRKVIIFSRDEWKQWEMRQSAPIFSHPKIRYFLGDVRDKSRLKRAFSEVNYIVHAAALKQVPAAEYNPTEFIKTNIIGAMNVIDAAIDSGVEKVMALSTDKAANPINLYGATKLCADKLFVAGNSYVGARSHPTFAVVRYGNVLGSRGSVIPFWKKLLAEGAQALPITDKRMTRFWITLEQSVDFVLQSFLRSQGGEIFVPKIPSMKIVDLAQAFAPAIPHKYTGIREGEKLHELMIGLEDARHTLEFTDHYLIIPELYHHDELLKEKLLTRGEGRRLPEDFSYASNTNSQWLGIEALRQLILQL
- a CDS encoding DNA topoisomerase IV subunit A gives rise to the protein MDDIKQLMQLNYLKYASYVILDRAIPNVVDGLKPVQRRILFTLWMMHDGKLHKVANVAGQTMAYHPHGDAPIVEALVNMSNKGYLLDQQGNFGNMFTGDPAAAARYIETRLSDLAQSTMFNPELTQTIPSYDGRHQEPISLPAKIPLVLMQGADGIAVGMATHILPHNFVELLEAEIAILEGREYTIVPDFPTGGIMDASEYEKGKGKVKLRAKIEIRDPKTLVITEICYGTTTESLIRSIDEAAKKGKIKIDSINDYTAEKVEIEIKLPRGQYAPDLIDALHAYTECEIVLNSSLVVIKDNLPWEPTVNEVLEYHTELLQGYLSQELEIERKKLYEKIFNKTLEQIFIENRLYKTIENISSYDKIHGAIELSLEPFHQQLSRIPTYEDREALLNIPIRRISRFDLDKNQEEIAATRKQLAKVEKDLKDIKKFTINYIRGIINKYGKAYPRTTQLQAIQQVDKRAMTLRNVKVGFDPVSGFVGTKVGGNNLFECTNFDKILLMFKDGTYTVINIPEKQYVHHNGNKVVYAGIADKKTLINVAYKNPQTHICFAKRFIITQFILDKIYNYIEEGMELQYISTAEQARVELQLIPKIKQKQSKVIFDFAATTVKSVSSKGIRMDQRPVKKIVLMK